In Falco cherrug isolate bFalChe1 chromosome 5, bFalChe1.pri, whole genome shotgun sequence, one DNA window encodes the following:
- the RPS19BP1 gene encoding active regulator of SIRT1 codes for MSASLLRRGLELLEAPGRGKAPPGLTEGRDGPRAAGAARRRKRAPEPRRNKATVKGRVVKSVIEEYHKKKAVNHLRANLQYMLKGQFVANKAITEQVLAQNRGRKAKDQPPKKMAKKKPEGTVFTEEDFRKFEREYFGRP; via the exons ATGTCGGCCTCCCTGCTGCGGCGaggcctggagctgctggaggcgCCGG GCCGGGGAAAGGCGCCGCCGGGACTCACGGAGGGGCGGGACGGCCCCAGGGCGGCGGGCGCTGCGAGGCGGAGGAAGAGGGCGCCGGAGCCCCGCAGGAACAAGGCCACGGTCAAGGGCAGAGTCGTGAAGTCAGTGATAG AGGAGTATCATAAGAAGAAGGCTGTGAATCACTTGAGAGCAAACCTGCAGTACATGTTGAAGGGACAATTTGTTGCAAACAAAGCCATCACAGAACAA GTTCTTGCTCAGAACAGAGGCAGGAAGGCCAAAGATCAGCCTCCAAAGAAGATGGCAAAGAAGAAGCCTGAGGGCACTGTCTTTACTGAGGAAGATTTCCGTAAATTTGAGAGAGAATACTTTGGGAGACCATAA